CTATTGATATGTTGTATGGTCATACTGAGGATGTTAGAAcagtttttattttatcttcagaGAAGCTTGTGTTTACTTCAGGTTATGATAAAATAGTGCAAATATGGGACTTGGAAGAAAGGCGGTCAATTGCCTCATCTCCCCCTCTTGGCTGCACTATCCGTGCAGTTGCAGCTGATTCAAGGCTCTTAGTGGCTGGGGGTAGTGATGGATTCATTCATGGTTGGAAAGCGAATGACGGAAATCCTCATTTGTTTGATCTTAGTGCACCTCCGAACCAGGATATGGAATTCCAAGTTTGGGAACATGATGGGCCAATAACATGCCTTGCGTTGGATTTCAATAGGATGTATAGTGGTTCATGGGACATGAGTATTCGTGTTTGGGATCGATCTTCTCTGGAGTGTTTGAAAGTTTTGATACACAGTTGCTGGGTTTGGAATCTCGCTCCTCATGATACAACAGTGGTGAGCACAGCAGGCTCGGATCTTTGTGTTTGGGATACTAATAGTGGGTCAAGACTTGATATCGTCAGCAATGCCCATGTTGGTTACACTTTTTCTCTGGCGCGAAGCCATAATGGGAAGCTTCTGTTCACTGGTGGGGAAGATGGAGCTATTCACATGTTTGAGATCTTTGAAAATGCTAGGTACCTTGTCAGGCGTGTTGCAACTTGGAATCCTCACTTGAGTGCTGTTTACTCTCTTGCATTTGAGTTCCCTTGGCTTGTTTCAGCTTCAAGTGATGGAAAACTTTCACTTATTGATGTTAGGAAACTGCGGAGAACAAACCGGAACTCCGCTGTTGAACCACCACAAAGAATGCTACATAGTTTTGGGAGCAATGTGTTTGCGGTGGTGGATGTTGGATGTAACCGAATTGTGTGTTCTGGTGAAAAAGGTGCTGTCAGGATCTGGAACTTCTCTCAAGCTTTGGAGATTGAGCAGTGGATACGAGATCTAAGAGGTTTATGGTTAGAGAACAGAATCGGAAGGTGTATCCATCAGCTGGAAACGAGTGGTGAAGGTAGACGTGGTGGTCAGTGTTCATTTGCAGAAAAGAACAGAATGGGAAGGCGTATCCATCAGCTGGAAACGAATGGTGAAGGTAGACGTGGTGGTCAGTGTTCATTTGCAGAAAAGAAGAATCAAATGGATGGTGATAGAAACAAGGGCAACAACTCGTACAACAACAGGCGTAGGATGGTTTGGAAGGTGAAGGCCCCGAAGTGACTGCAGTTTATCATTGATCCTCAGAGTAATTCTATTTTGCCAGTTCCTAATCATGTATGAAAagacttttttttgttgttgaaatcTTCCATAGACAGTTTATcagtctcttgcagaaatgcagggaAAGGTTGCGCACAATTGACCATtgcaaaatatgatgtattaatactggttgtattagtaatgcttgtgttagctgCACTTGCATAGCTATGCTTGTATGTTTCTTATGCAGTATTTGGTTTGacgtattaaaaataacatgaatttcataattcttaaaaaagaaatttacACAAATACCCTCCATATATTTGTTGGAAAGGGCGGAACATTTTTTGAAGGATAATTGTGGCTTTAATCATGCTAATGCAtacattagatccattgcattactaatgctatggattttgaggtattagtaatacacacctgtATACACAAtggagtgtataactaatgtcttgcattagttatacatagtctaaaaaaatgtatcaaacaaggtattagtaatatacaagactaatgcatgcattattctttttttatgcACCGGGATGCTTGCTTTAAAACACAATGATTTCTTAAAGACTAGTTCTGATTTGATGAACCAACGCAGAGAGGTTGTTTTGTGATATTCCCCTTGATTGAGCACATTTAATTTTTTGCTGGGAATTTACAAATTTGATGAAGATGGACAAGAAAGGAGTACACCCATTTCTCAAGTCTGCTGAAACCTGTTCTACTCGAATTATATCCCGATGAGGGTGCAAGACTGATAACTAGGTCTTCTTGTTTTTATATATCTGTCGATTTTTGAGCTGATGCTATTCATTTCATTCACTTCCGCATTAGCAGTCCTCATCCCTTTTCTTTTTAACTGTCTTAGCTTCTCCAATTGATGAAAAGTTCAGTTTCTGGTGTGGGATATTTGATTTAGTGATTCTAGAAAGTGTTTACATTGGATATGTCACGCACCCAACACATTGTGTATATGCAGAACATTGAACTTTATTCTTTATGTTTCACCATTCTCAAAGTAACCAGTTTTTGATTTCAAGGCACAATCTTGAAAATTGTACTAGtgggtaaggtttgcgtacattTGACATTCTCGAGAACCCACTTTTCTTGACTACATTGGGTATGCAGTGGTTGAATCTTTAAATTCTTTGAGGTATGCATCCCTTGAGCATTACCAGTTCCCTGTTGAAAATTGTTTGCTTTGGATATATCATGCACCCAATAGAGTGTATATGCAGAACATTGAACTTTGTTCTCTATGTTTCACCATTCTCAAAGTAACCTCTTTTTGATTTCAAGGCACAATCTTAAAATTTGCTgtggtaggggtaaggtttgcttACATTTGACCCTCTCCAGAACTCACTTTCTGGGACTACACGGGGTATGTTGTTGAATCTTAAAATTTGTTAAGGTATGCATCCCTTGAGAGTTACCAGTTTCCCTATTGAAACACTTCCAAAAATCCAATCCCAACTCACTTCGTCATCGTCATGGGCGATTTATTGAAACACTTCCAAAAATCCAATCCCAACTCACTTCGTCATCGTCATGGGCGATTACTATGGATGATGTCCGAGCCAGTGTATGTGTTTTAACTATTCCATCGGGTACTTGCTACCTCCCAAGACTATAATGTCATGGTCTTAAATAGGCCATTACGGATACAAGGGAAGTCCAGTCAAATCTCCTAAAATTATGCATGATTTCCAGCTATCAAAAAAGCAGCAAATCTTTTTCGTTCAAACTTGTGATTGAAATTAAAAACAAAACATATTGGACCATACACATGATTAAATTTATAAAAGTCACCACAGTGCCTCCTATTTGAATTGGACAGAAATATTTCATTGCATTAGCAgataaaaaatgggtgaaactcGTCCCCGAAGTTTGTCTTTAAAATCAACCTCCCCCGAACTATCAACAATAATTAGCCTCCCCTCTTTGTCTTATGCAATGTCCATTTTGTCCTtgtaattttaattctatatttatgtagtattttttttatattatatgtaatgaatatctttttaacatggatatttatagtattttatttaagtttattaactttataagcaaattaatactttttataaatttatcacaaaatttaatgttattttttaagatcgttattttagtattatatttattaaagagtcgtttggtgtgaattataattataataattcagagataaaattcatgattatttttCCTGCATTTAATTAGTTGTATTAGGTAGtgtcaaaattatttgtcgcaccatttattccacagtgatgagataaattatcacacatacatgttagtacaacttattttgtaataactaatcccggAATAACTCGTTTCCAAACAATCCACCcctaaatgtgtatatatatacatatgtatgtacatgcatatgcgtttattttcgtgttttatcactcccttactaaattcgtttcgtattacttaactttttattgatataacacaatctttaagaaaattttactcagaggtatattttgctaaatttacctaattaataataatttgaaactttaaatttatctatactgatactttatatagttatttaacactaaatggtagaaaaaatatataatacaattcttttgatttcacattgagcagataaattaaaacttttatttttagcatgaggatcaagtgataagaaacgatattatctattgtctatatcagtaaataagatgtgattgttatttatagagcattacatattttataatttatacaaataatataatctttaaaatttgaccttatttttattcgagaaaaacatctagtacccccgaactatgaccaaatttgctacaacacacgtcaacttcacgggggtcctgttaccccttaaactaaattttagcgtatttttgtcaatctttttagctaacgtgatatcctttgtccatcattttagatgatgtgacacctttgacgtgggttctattttatgtaataaagattttactagaggcttatctctttcatttattgtttgtattttttgcattgaaatatgtctataaaattagtattacttattattttcacttgtaaaataaatattatagttttaattattattaataaaactaagtTTCTTATAtcatgctaatttacttcataaagatcatcattagcttatatctttaattagtattttttttctagaagataatgtttatgtttttatgaaaattttgttatatgaatttttttttcaaatgaaaataatgtttatgtttttatgcaatGTCCataaatattatcatattataaGGATAAAATGGACATTGCATGAGATAAAGGGGGCGAAGTTAATCATTGTTGATAATTCGGGGAAGGTTGATTTTTGAGACAAATTTCGGGGGAAAACGATTTTCATCCGATAAAAAATATGTAATCAACTCATAAGCACATTTGTGAAGTCAACAGTGTGCTTTCTAAAGTCCGTAGAGTTAATCTGATGTTCCTTTGCTGACGACTAAAGCTTTTACGTCTAGGACAATTTCAAttaaagataatttaattgtattaATATGCTTAATAATAGGATCCAACTTGGTTTGAAGAAAATTCCTAGGGTATTGCAACATTAATGTATGATGCCTTAACGATGCCGGAGTCGATCTACCCATTCTAAGAGAGAATCATAATTCATAACTATAGGTTAAACTCAAATAATTGGTTTAGCAAGAAAATTATTGAAGAGTTCTCTTCTTTGGTTTTTCACCTAGTGTCCGGTGCCCGTATTGGAGCTCGGACTAATACGGATCGCGTGTTGTAGGACTCATTTtaggggtagcgctcccaacaagATTTTCTTTCTCCATATCTAAGGAGACTTGAACCTGAGACTtttgattaagggtggagcagttCCATCACTACACCACAATTGATGTTGCTAACTTATTGAAGAGCAGAAGATGATGGGTTAGCTGAAAATTAAATTTATCCAATCTTAAAAAATTagcattttatgattattattttagaaaattattttcttttccaaattcACCTTTACATCTTCATAGGACGTGTGAAAACATTTCAAAAGGAAAACATAATAAAAAGGATCAGAGTAGTATTTGATTGGGAACTAAggtaggattttttttttcccCCCCAAATTGACATTTACAACTTCATAGGGCGTGTCAAAACGTttgaaaaagaaaacatataaCAACACTATAAAAAGTATTGGAGTAGTATTTGATTGGAAACTAAGCTAGGAAATAAAAACTTTTGAAACATGTCAttctcatgatatttatgttatcaaaggcaaattcaaattttttaaactttattagTTCCTACTTCCTATTTGCTCAACCTAATACTACAACAATTATTAACATAGTCAAATACTCATCAATCAACAATTATTAACACATTCAAATACTCATCAACGTATAACACATCTCTTAACATGGtacataaaatcaaacaaaaattacTTCAGTTCATGTGAACATTATAACTACGTGGGTATTTGAATAGGCTTATTttcactagttttttttttttagtctcttttttattttgaagatgttTGAAAAAGACAAAGTGATTTTAAGTATCATAAGCtgaaaaagtacaaaaataaaaagtcaaaaatcgaGTATCCAAACTGATGACTTTTAGCTTTTAACTTATAAACTGATTATAAAAAAGCCAATTCAAACACCCTCTAGCAAGATACATTTGCCATAAACAACATAATCATGCCATTAAAGATAAAATGATAAagtttaaatttagttttttttaaaatatagaagaatattaactattcatttttttctaataaaaaaataaacactcACTTATTGGCTACCCAAAGCAagtcatcacttttagaactctACTCACTTTCCACTTCTAACAAGTAGTAACAATGGCCAAATCCACCAAAATCACCACTACAATTTACACTACATTTCTCCTTCTCTCACTATTCTCCCCACTCATTCCCTCCACTAAATCACAAGACTCGCCGCCGGCACCAGTAGCTCCGGCGCCGAGTCCCGGAGTTGATTGTTTTAGAGTGTTATATAACATGTCCGATTGCTTAACATTTGTTGAAAGAAAAAGCAATTTGAGTATACCTGGTAAAGGATGTTGCCCTGAAATTGCTGGATTGTTAGATAGTAATCCTATTTGCTACTGCCAAATGCTTGGGCGAGCGCATTCTGGTGCTAAAATCGGATTCAATATTGATGTTGATAAGGCTGTTAAGCTTCCTTCTGCTTGTAATTTGGAGTTTCCACCATCTAGCACTTGCTCAGGTACTGTTTTTACTCTATGTTTGTTGCATTTGATTTGGGGGATCTACTTTTTAGGTATTGAAACCAACTTATTGAAATGtagaaaacaacaataataacatacttAATATAATTTCATAAATGCCATCTGGAAAGTGTGGTGTATGCACAGAAGCAGGTAGGCAAAGCAAATATAGGAGCGAATAAGTCATGCTGAAAATAACCAAGGAAGAATGATTGCAATGCCAAAAAATATAATAAGGGAAGCAAATGAAACATCAACTAATGCTAAAATTGAAGAAATCGAAGAATAGATAGTAAGATAGTAATAATTACAAACAACGATAACATCAATGTAATCTCACAAAGTGTGATATGGAAACAGGGGCCGAGCCAGTCTTTTGTTCGGGGTTCAGTGGAACCAATTCgacgaaaaaatatactatttatatgaaattttaagtttttttttttaacataaaaccTCTTCGTTGAAATTCTGGCTCCGCTTCTATTTGAAAAACCTAGGTATACGCAGACCTACCCCTATCCTGGAGGTGGAGAGTCTctttaatatactattaaaaaTGGAGCCAAACTGCGCCTCACCCACTAAACTTctaccataattttttatgaaaataaaaatctacaACAAAAAAGGATCAAATAAAGTGAAATTGAGAGAGCACAAACCTCTAATTTAATGTTTTCCTTTTAATATCATATCCAATTTGGAAGTTGAAACTAAGAgttgcttcttttttttcctttccctttTTAGATCTTGGCATCCCAGTAGGAGCTCCACTGGCAAGTGAGCAAAGCCCTGCTCCATCACCTGGTAAACTCttgcattctttctttattgattttttctaaaattttccaCCCAGTGTTTGGTATTGTTTTAAGATCCCGACTGATTCAGATTCACGCCACATAACCCTTattaagaaagtgaaagtggTTATGCGGGATCAATTATGGTTATACAGCGCGAATCTGAATTAATGTTGATTACTAATTAGGACACAATTCCATGACCATCTTATTTCTTTCCACAGGAGGATTTGCAACTAGTCCTACATCTGATAGCAAAGATAATGCAGCTTCAATCATTGTATTCTCGAAGATGCAACTCCTTCTTGGCGTGGCCATAATGTTTTTCACTAGCCTTTTTTGATTTAATAACAATTCTTGGTAGATATTGTTACAAACCTTGAATCAGTAGAGAcacatttattttataattttctatgTATCTTTTCCATATTCAAATCATTATGGATAGATGAAGAAATTTCTCTTTGACGATTTTATAAAGTTTTTTCATGTTAAGATGTAAGTTGCACCTAATTAATCATTTAGTATTTgtcaagaattttttatttctttaattctgCTTAAAGACTTGAATcactatatctataatatataatatattaaaagtgtcaaCCTcgtaaaaatattgtttgaacattttgcccttcattaaaaatccttattttagataaaatagaaatattatttgaactttttgtccttcattaaaaatctttgttttagataaaatcatcttttcattatttttcctaatgtttaagagttaaaaattaattaaatatatttataataaaaaaaattcttattcgaagtcatcagaattttgctatttttttcctaatttacatgttgaaaattagttaaatatacttatgataaacctttccttattagaagtcatcaaaattaatgacaactaatactttttctattagtttaaaaatttcaaatcgactaaatttgattttaagaagatttgaaaaatctagaaataaatataaaatcattagaATAAGAAAGATTTAATAAGTATCAGATTTTAAAAAgcttaagtacgtaataagaatgcaatcaatgattttataaaaatttggctttaaaaataaggaaagattttaattataaataaaaagaaaaataatcgtaacataaatatggtttaaattgatgtATCTCTTTTAGCATTTGGCAACAAGGAAAAGGGGTACTATATGGcaaaacgcaaaagtgatgatgtttcatcaaccacttgaaactctTCGtggtaaaatatatgtattaatatgtttacacttacattattatattaaagtgataaatttttttaaaaagtgatttaaactgtttactcttttttaaaattatgattagactaagtagaaataaatacaaatacaatatttaAAGAACTTTTAGTTTTGGTGGACTAATTTTTCATTTAGAAAAACAAATTGCCTTAAATTAGACGGAACTAATATATCAAAGTGTGATTTTCTTGTACAATTCTAACTAATACAAGTAGGAAATATATATTTCGATTGTATTTCAGATACATAGGTACCGTTTCAACAAAACTACAAAACATGGTTTATATTTGTTGGATTTTATATAGCAAATGCACAATATACATATGAATTGATACAATTTTTTTGCGCGTTTTCAGTTGATATAATATATGCTCATACAATTGATATCAGCTACGATATTAGTCATCTGAATACAACTCTTTTGTTAATACAATTGATACCAGCACCATATAGTAATTAGTGTAGCTACATTTCATCATAAACCATGACCATTTCATAGTTTCTTTCATAGTTTCACTCTAAACtatagatatttataatttttttctcattaaaatatcataatttcctCAATAAATTGCTTGATTGATCCAAAATATCATAATGTATGAACGAGTGTATTTTTGTACTAAAACAGCACCCTCCCGGGCCCACATCTTCATCTCAGCTTATAAGTTAGACGTAGACTACAAGTAGATATCTTCTACCCTTAATATCAACCGTCCATTTTAATCGAACGGCTGTAGCTACAAGTAGGTATCTTCTACCCTTAATATCAACCGTCAATTTTAATCAATCTGGTCATCCACACGACCCCCACTAACTCTCCCcgctttctttttcttcttcttccggCCCTCTGCAACTTCGCCGGTGCCAAAAAACGCTGCTAATTCCTTCAAAACGCCGTCGTTTTTTTATCCTTCTGAAGAATTCACAGAGCCGGAAGTAGTTTCCGGAAATTGTATGAGATCCGTTTGGCCGTAATTCTCTCTCCTCCGATCACAGGTTTATATCTCTCTATTGTACATATACATGTACACACAcacgtgtgtgtgtgtgtgtgtgcgcgccaGTGACTATATATATGGACCTTTTATCTGCATGAATGCCTGCTTATCGATGTATAAATATCTGAGTATTTAGTATTGAGTGtatagtttctatatatatattattatagagTGTGATTAAGTGAATTCTGGAAAATAATTGAATGGCGAAGAATAATTTTCAGTGTAAAGTTCTAGCTTCGTCAGCTCAAAATTCTTGCGATAAAAGTGTACCTGATTACTCGCtccgttcatttttacttgttcacTTTGAACTTTGCACGCCAGTAAGTGTTAAATTACCACTTTTTATGATAcaaaatatttagaatttttttcgAAAAAGTTGTAATCGCAGAATAAGCTGCTTTAATAATCGTAGTAAAGTTTCATATAGAAATGGACAGAGGAAGTACTTTGTATGAGCTGTGAACACTCTGTTTTGGATGGTTATCAAGCATTGTTTCATGATGTATAATCTGGTGTTGTATTGTGTCATATTGTATTAATTTAACGAATATAATGTTTGGATGGATTGTATCGTTTCCGTCGTTACATAATATCACACATCAACAATTTGAAGTATTAATCTACATGAGAAGTAGGGTACAGGTAGAGATAATACTAAAAGGTAAATAAGATTATTAAATAATTCGTAAagacaaaatgagaaaaaaaacaaGGTAACAACGCAATCACACCAAATTGGTAATTACACAAAATGAGAAGTTTCTCGTTAGGTGATGATGACTTTAACGATatgacacaatttttttttttttttacaaaaacaaAACAAGCAAAGTATTTAAACTAACAATGCATTAAGCAACGATCATCCAAAACGAGCTGTAAAAGGAATAGTTGGTGATTGAAGACAATAGAAAAACATTGTGATAGTTTTTCATTTGGTTTGGTCAAACGCTTGTACAAAATTTAGACCGAAGTAGAGTTTCTAAGTCCATTATTGAGCTGAAATTACATGAGATTTGGTTGTGCAtgatttatgttattgttgttcttcttcatcatattgggtactttgttgttgtgttgttggaTTGCAATACTCACACTTGCTTTACTTTGCTGAATTTCGATATCTGAATTCACGAGGAAGCGGTAAATAAGGGAAATGTATGATAAAAAGAGTAAAACTAGCTAAAGATAATTGTTATGGTGAATACTGGAAAAGTGACAACTTTTGCAGGTCGTTACGTGCTGGAGTACCTTTATGGATGTAACTCATCTTCCTAAAGTGTTTTACATGTTCCGGGATGAATGTTGAAGTGATTGATGTTGAAGAAGGGAAAATGCACCAGCAAGGCGGCATAGCTGATGACGGCGATGATGAACCCAGTGAGAGTAGAGAAGCTAATGTAAATGGAAGATCAAATGCATCCGATGGGGATAGCATTGTTGAACCGCAAATGGGTATGGTATTTCTTTCTGAAGATCAAGCAAAGAATTTCTATGATGAGTATGCTAGGCGTTTAGGTTTTACCACCCGTGTCTGTCAGTTTAATCGACTGAAGACTGATTTCTTATGTGACAAGGTTGGTTTGAGAAGAGTGTCGGGCGAATCTTGTGATGCAATGCTTAGAGTGGAGTTAAAAGGTCAAAACAAGTGGGTTGTAACCAAATATGTGAAGGAGCATAGTCACTCCCTTGTGTATCCTAATAAGGTGC
The Capsicum annuum cultivar UCD-10X-F1 chromosome 6, UCD10Xv1.1, whole genome shotgun sequence DNA segment above includes these coding regions:
- the LOC107874663 gene encoding non-specific lipid transfer protein GPI-anchored 12, which produces MAKSTKITTTIYTTFLLLSLFSPLIPSTKSQDSPPAPVAPAPSPGVDCFRVLYNMSDCLTFVERKSNLSIPGKGCCPEIAGLLDSNPICYCQMLGRAHSGAKIGFNIDVDKAVKLPSACNLEFPPSSTCSDLGIPVGAPLASEQSPAPSPGGFATSPTSDSKDNAASIIVFSKMQLLLGVAIMFFTSLF